Proteins from one Vibrio pomeroyi genomic window:
- a CDS encoding succinylglutamate desuccinylase/aspartoacylase family protein, giving the protein MKTEYLGDVLQGRQVIGSLNVEDLQVGEHQFWFQVTSDGLGQPKNMPVSVFKGSQDSPKLMITAGIHGDELNGVLAAQQIIRDLVGKRLKGTVTIVPTVNLSGLLNHSRDFISSDPGSCPANLNRLFPGDAHGLAAERFVASLWERLLKHNATFAVDLHTQTRGAVYPLYVFADYRIEQCLDMARLMQPDCVLNDPGDPGILETVWNRSGIPSITVEVGMGKFTQPDMIQRAVDGVLNMLSYYEMLEVEGQDPLEAKQLPSMDWIEGNNVVSIRADIGGFVLPQVELLQSVEQDDLLAIQYDAFGNECRRYHAPSSGRVLSYNVDALREPGALVCRLLS; this is encoded by the coding sequence ATGAAAACAGAGTACTTAGGCGATGTTTTACAAGGTAGACAGGTTATTGGCTCCTTGAATGTTGAAGACTTACAGGTTGGAGAGCATCAGTTTTGGTTTCAAGTGACCAGTGATGGACTCGGCCAACCTAAAAACATGCCGGTTTCTGTTTTCAAAGGCAGCCAAGATAGCCCTAAGTTGATGATCACAGCCGGTATTCACGGCGATGAACTGAACGGTGTATTGGCTGCTCAGCAAATTATCAGAGACTTGGTGGGTAAAAGACTGAAAGGTACGGTGACAATTGTACCTACGGTGAACTTATCCGGTTTGCTAAATCACAGTCGTGACTTCATCTCTTCCGATCCGGGTTCATGCCCTGCAAATCTCAATCGACTCTTTCCCGGTGATGCCCACGGACTAGCAGCAGAGCGCTTTGTTGCGTCACTTTGGGAGCGCTTACTCAAGCACAATGCCACCTTTGCCGTTGACCTTCATACCCAAACTCGCGGTGCAGTATACCCACTTTATGTGTTTGCAGATTATCGGATAGAGCAATGTTTAGACATGGCTAGGCTGATGCAACCTGACTGTGTGCTTAATGATCCTGGCGACCCTGGGATTCTTGAAACGGTTTGGAATCGCAGTGGTATACCGAGCATCACTGTTGAAGTAGGGATGGGGAAGTTCACTCAACCTGACATGATTCAAAGAGCGGTAGACGGCGTTTTGAATATGCTCTCCTATTACGAGATGCTTGAGGTCGAAGGACAAGATCCGTTAGAGGCAAAGCAGCTGCCGAGTATGGATTGGATTGAAGGCAACAACGTTGTGTCCATTCGTGCTGATATTGGTGGTTTTGTTCTGCCTCAGGTCGAGCTTTTGCAAAGCGTTGAGCAAGATGATCTGTTGGCCATCCAATATGATGCGTTCGGCAATGAATGTCGTCGTTATCATGCGCCATCTTCTGGTCGTGTACTCAGTTATAACGTGGATGCATTAAGAGAGCCGGGTGCGTTGGTGTGCCGCTTATTGAGCTAG
- a CDS encoding porin, translating to MKKAVLASAVVAALVSGSPLAATVYSSDGTELKIGGRAEFRGDFIGSGGAEVAGTMEDKTRFRLNLAGETQLTDTATAFGFYEAEQSTGDSEFDNRYMYAGVDFDGQALSVGRQDMASVIVSDFTDITEFSGVQQVIDAASDKEDSVFAYRGGFDALQLEATYQANSAKDTDGYGISGVYSLPFGLDLGLAYSGEDLGAGAGSANQILAGLAYSLDNLYLAATYSTGDSNDKAVGADVESFTAMEFAAQYKFTKQLSAAVVYTYQEDEAANGSTADSVDGIELAGYYKLNSNFRTYLAYYINGLDEEKSLITGLTTEGEDTLRLGVRYDF from the coding sequence ATGAAAAAGGCAGTTCTAGCTTCTGCAGTGGTAGCAGCACTAGTTTCAGGTTCACCTCTAGCAGCAACAGTTTACAGCTCTGACGGTACTGAGCTTAAGATTGGCGGTCGTGCTGAATTCCGTGGTGACTTCATTGGTTCAGGTGGTGCTGAAGTTGCAGGTACGATGGAAGACAAAACTCGTTTCCGTTTAAACCTTGCTGGTGAGACACAACTTACAGATACTGCAACAGCATTCGGTTTCTACGAAGCAGAGCAAAGCACTGGCGACAGTGAATTTGATAACCGTTACATGTACGCTGGTGTTGATTTTGATGGCCAAGCACTTTCTGTCGGTCGCCAAGACATGGCTTCAGTCATCGTTTCTGACTTTACGGATATCACTGAGTTCTCTGGTGTTCAGCAAGTAATCGACGCGGCTTCTGACAAAGAAGACAGCGTATTTGCATACCGCGGTGGCTTTGACGCACTTCAATTAGAAGCAACTTACCAAGCAAATAGTGCAAAAGACACAGATGGCTACGGTATTTCTGGTGTGTATTCATTACCATTCGGTCTTGACCTTGGTCTTGCATACTCTGGCGAAGATCTAGGTGCTGGTGCAGGTAGCGCAAACCAAATCTTAGCTGGTCTAGCGTACTCTTTAGATAACCTTTACCTAGCAGCAACATACTCTACAGGTGATTCAAACGATAAAGCAGTTGGCGCAGATGTTGAGTCATTCACTGCAATGGAATTCGCAGCACAGTATAAATTCACTAAGCAGCTTTCTGCCGCTGTAGTGTACACGTATCAAGAAGATGAAGCGGCAAACGGTTCTACAGCAGACTCTGTTGATGGCATTGAGCTAGCAGGTTACTACAAGCTCAACAGCAACTTCCGTACATACCTTGCATATTACATCAATGGTTTGGACGAAGAGAAAAGCCTAATTACAGGTCTAACAACTGAAGGCGAAGACACACTTCGCCTAGGTGTACGTTACGACTTCTAA